Proteins from a genomic interval of Oryctolagus cuniculus chromosome 8, mOryCun1.1, whole genome shotgun sequence:
- the NAP1L5 gene encoding nucleosome assembly protein 1-like 5 — protein MGCAATVGASIDLCGNTLNMADHSPAEPSLAAAANKIMSEGDGADPDGAPGDSDSTAAQETQTPVENTPKPKSDFMESLPNSVKCRVLALKKLQEQCSKIEAKYQKEFHALERKYSEICKPLLAKVQELRSEVKSCAWTLEGEEEDEEEYEDAEEGEQEEVEVEGAAAAARDSHPHAEVPEDAEK, from the coding sequence ATGGGTTGCGCGGCCACTGTGGGAGCCAGCATAGACCTCTGCGGCAACACTTTGAACATGGCCGACCACAGCCCTGCGGAGCCGAGCCTGGCGGCAGCAGCGAACAAAATAATGTCCGAAGGTGATGGCGCCGACCCCGACGGTGCGCCCGGCGATTCTGACAGCACTGCTGCTCAGGAGACCCAAACCCCTGTGGAGAACACGCCAAAGCCAAAGAGCGACTTTATGGAGAGCCTGCCAAACTCCGTGAAATGCCGGGTGCTGGCCCTTAAAAAGCTACAGGAACAGTGCAGTAAGATAGAAGCTAAGTACCAGAAGGAATTTCATGCACTGGAAAGGAAGTATAGCGAGATCTGTAAGCCCCTCCTCGCCAAGGTCCAAGAGCTCAGGAGCGAGGTGAAGAGCTGTGCCTGGAccctggaaggggaggaggaggacgaggaggagtaCGAAGATGCGGAGGAGGGTgagcaggaggaggtggaggtggagggggcggcggcggccgcacGCGACTCCCACCCCCACGCCGAGGTGCCTGAGGACGCCGAGAAGTAA